A stretch of DNA from Telopea speciosissima isolate NSW1024214 ecotype Mountain lineage unplaced genomic scaffold, Tspe_v1 Tspe_v1.0050, whole genome shotgun sequence:
GGCGGGACTACACCATTAAACAAAATAATGAGTTCTTCTAGTATCAAACCAGCTTTCCAGCATCATTATTTCTTCTACTTGTCCTTTCAATTTCAATGCATAAGCAGGCATGGGAAACGAGGACATATATGGAATTTTGTTCTTACCATTGAAACTGGGGAGATCAATTTTCCAGTATATATCTACTAAAGAGTGTACATGTTGAGTAAATCAATATATAACATAAGAGATTAATTCATCTATCTATGGATCTGAAAATGACAACAATGACGGGGTGAAGAAGATTCCAACACCAAAAAGAATTGTATGGTTTCATCTTTCATGTCATCTCctgcaaaaaaaagaaattcaattgcaTTAATCACCTATCACTTCTGGTTTAGGTCAACACAAtagacaattttttttataggcCAATTTGGGCTCTGCCCCCACAAATATGCCTCAAGTAGGTACAGAAGGATGTTAAACTTCATTGTTGAGATTATCCATTTCGTACATCAAATAATGATCCTCTGGAATAACAATAGACTAGTGTGCTTATCCACATCAGCCCATTGACTGTCATACATACCCTTTTTCACTATAACAATCCCTaaattccccccccctctctctctctctctctctctctctctctctctctctctctctattttccaATAAACAAAGCTGAGAAGTGAAAACCCAtgcaccccccaaaaaaaaaaaaaaaaaacaaaaaacaattaatATCATAAAGGGGCTCTTCTCCTTTTACACTTTACTATGATTCTTGACTGATCACAAAAAAGCTAGCCTATGTCCAGAAAAAATTTGAGAGGAGTAGCTTTGAATGAAGAACTTAATCCTCATAACAAAGTGCACATAGAAGTTTGGGCATCATATGTCAGCTTTTATCCTAAGGTGATTttatccatgttgatgcttgtgagttgtgaaaaaagagaagagtcCTGCTGATTTTCGTTTCTATCActatattaaaattgaaattactCACTGCTGTTATTTATCATCTGACAGTAGTTTTCATTCCTCATCGCTATCAAAAACAACTGCCATTCGGCGATGGGTCGTCGCCTTTCTAGGAGGAGACTCTACATCCGATTCAATCTCCTTGCGCTTGAGGCCACCCCCAGATTCCCTACTCCTTTGCCTTGGTTCCTGCAACAGAGACCAGTAAACTGATATTATACACACACCAAAACAAAGATCAGTTTTGGAAAGCAACTCAGAACTTGACATGTTTGCACAGGGACAAGCTGACCCGGCTCCCTGGGTGCTGGGTTAATGAATGTGGGTGTTTTGCAGGGGATGGGGAAGGGCACAAGACAAAATAATAGTCCAAGCGAAGTAAAAAAATGATGTGGCCAACCCAGTCTGTCCATCAGATAACAACCTAATGCCAGATGCTGAAGTTTGTAAAATTCTACTAACAAGAGTTCCAGAAAATAGGACTTAGTTTTAGCACAATACTGAGTTATCAATTGACAGCAACAAGTGGAGTCCTTCCGTTAACCAATTTTGCCAAATGGAAGACTCCTCTGTAACTTAGCTGTTTGCCAGGTCACTTGACAAGCAAAGCAGTAGAGAGAATGGTCAGTTTGGTGGTAAAGAGTATTGATATACTGTCCAAAGACATGAGTGCAAGTCCGCTTACATCCTCTAACTTTGAAGTTAAGATCAAACCCAGCCCCAACCAAACAAATCTAGGTCAGTTTAGATTTAGCGACCATGTGTGGCCCTATTTTGAACTGGATTACTGATGACAGTTCACTCTCTAGGATTGGCAGAACCCACCCAACCAGCACTGCAATGTGCACCCAAACTTGAACACCATGAATAAACAGAAAGGAGAGCACCAGCCATGCACCAAGGTATAGGTCTGGCTGTGATAAGGAATCTACAATGCAGAAGTCAGCAAGTATACAGAATAAGCATTTCATAAACAGTTACAATCAAAGAGTAGGTCAACTACCAAACGAAGATGCCTTCTACCGAGACACCCTCtagtttttatcttttcttcctttttttttaattaagaacCACCGAGTTAAACAGACATGCATAGTGTCCGAATTGGGTCAATTAAATGTTTTAGGCATCCTTGGTTGGAAATACCAAACTGAGCATCGCACTCCACCTTGAACAGTGCATGTACGCATAAGCAAAATGTCAAGGGTAATAGttattcacacacacacaaaaaaaagataagagaacAACGAGATGCAGACCTCAGCTTCCTCCTCTGATTCTTCATTTGCACCTGTGTCCTCTTCatcctgttcttcctcttcttcatcttcatgcTCTGGCTCCTCTTCCCTCTTATGTGGAGGAGACTTCTCACCTTCATCCTCATCACTTTCATACTCAGACTCCTCTCTCTCACTGTCAGAGAAATCAACAGGACGCCGAGAGGATCGAATTGATTGGAAGGATGATTTCCGAGGGATGTCTTTGTGAACCTGTGACTGCTAAGCCAAGCATGGATTTAAAATTTCCAAATATAAttcaaaggggagggggggggttgcAAAGTAGTGGATGATATGTTGCAAGAGTCCACAGGAAGTACCCGTTTCGCATTCATAATGCGCTTCTCAGCTTGTGCTTCAACTTCCAGGTCTTCCTCAAAGCGATGGCGAGCAGCTGAGCGACGAGGTTCATGATCATCCTCATCCtgagcaagaaaaaaaaagcaagcTGGACTATTAGTGTGATAGTTGGAAGAACACCTTCCGATACAGTATTGAACCTATACATTATCTAAAGCCCTGAAAACAAAGCAGGAGGCTCAAAAAACTTGGGCAGatcaaattatcaaaaaaaatttaatttgagCATAATGTCTTCAACTGTCAaaatttcatcaaggagaaaatataATGACATTGATAAGACTAACTGAAATATAAAGCACTACTGCCAATGCAAGTATAaatgagagacagagagacgtGGCAGACCTCATCAAGTGCTTCCTCTAAGAACCCAGGTGAAAGTTGACGTCCCCTTTCTACCGTTTGTGTATATTTCCTGCTCACCTTTTCCCTCTTGCGATGGAGAAGTTCATTAGCTCTAATTGTTTGACCTACAGCCTGTAAAAGAAACCATAAAATTTGCAGAATCTGCAATGACCCATATATCCCTAGGACTTATTTGTAATCTCAAAACATAGAGCTGATATGAAATGTCAGTTCTATCACAACATTATTTAACCCCAATACCAGACAATTTATAATATTAGGAGCTCAAAGCCAAAACTTGGATgcccaaaccaaaacaaatcagTTGACCCAAGTTCCAAGTCAACAGCAGGTTGTAGAAGATCTAACAACCAAGAGTCCATGCTaaccttttctttctcctccttctcccttTCTGGATCAATGTCCGTGACACAGTTCTTAACCTTGTAGACCTTTTTGTGTCGTGAGTCAACAAGAGCAGTTAATAACCGATGAGAATTTGACAACAAGGATGATGGCATAAACCTCATCTTCCTTGAAAGCCTCCCTTGTGATTGCAGGATTCCCTACATTGTTAACACAAGAAAATCAATCATAGGTTTCAAATCAATATTCCCAGCAATAAATACCCACAATCCTGATGAAGAGTTTCTGAAAAAACATTTTCATATGGGCATATCGTTGCTACCacatgaaactcaaatcaaagTGCAACTCAAATAGGGAATGAGAGTGTTTCCTATTTTTCTAAGATGCTCTTAAACTTTGAGCCTCTTAATTATAGCCTAGGAGATTACCCACATCCAAGGCAGTGTTCCTCCAAACTCTTAGAGATCTCCTTGACCATAAGGGGATAGAGTAGATAATAGCTATGGAATGGAGGTAGACTCTATCAAGGAACCAAGACTAAGAATGAGGTGGATTCCAATTCCAATGGTAACCTCCATCATGCTGTCAAGGTAATTGGAATAGTTTAGGCAAGTCTCTTAGTCGACAATAGCGAGATAAGGCCAAATCACAAGCCAGACATCTTGGACTCAAGAGTCCAAAACTCTGTAAATACCTAGCAACATGAGATTGAATCATGACATACTGCCTAAGACACAAATATAATTTGCACAGGCCAATACAATAACGAAAAAAGGATCTTCGCATGGTCCAAAAAGGAATAGCTTCCTATGCAGCCCACCTAGTTGTGCAAAATGAAAGGATTTTGTATGCCTTTAAATTGAAACATGAAACATCACTAtccaacataaaaataaaaattttgtttgatagaTGATCAGAGGTCCAAACAAACGGTCTCAATGCTAATCACAATTTCCTAAAGACAACATCCACTATGTGTAACTTTAACTACATCACATCCAAGATAAACTTAATGACTGCTTTGTCCAGATTTATACAATTCTGGGCTACATGTCAAACTATGATACATAGGAAGCATCATCCCCAATACTTCTGGTGAATGTCACATTTGAATGTACTGAAGCTATAAGCAATACAAACAAGACCCCcaacaatttaaaataaaagtgtAGCAGTATTACATCATCAAACAATcaatagaaggaagaaggaaaagagagaagagaagagaaagtggAGAAGTAGAGGAAATCgatggagagagaaaaacaGAAACTCAAGCTAGGCTTGATAGTCCTACCATGAGCAAGCATCTTCATTTATCAGGTCAAAACAATATAAAAACAAGATTACCTCATGTTAGTATAACATAGGAGCATACTACTCTTaaataaaacagaaagaaagaaaccccaTAATACCCCAACCGAAAGGAGTATACAACACCCCTTTCGGTAGGACAGAAATTACAAGaaatttaacactccccctcaagctggaggaTATACATCACCTATGCCCAGCTTGAAACACCCAATCAGTAGGAGGGAAATTACAAGAAACTTAACAAGgaactaaaattcaaaaacaaaaacatttttAGCAAATTTTGGCTTTTCAAAAGAGGCAATTTAGATCAAAGCTTCCTCAAATCCATAAGACGAAGATTTGGACCTTAGCCTCAAAGGCAATCATGGATGGGAAAACCTCAACAGATTTTTGGACATGGTAAGAGGCATAAAATTTCTCAGAGCATAATGATCAAGAGATCTGAAGCAACCTTTCCATGTCGAAGGAAAAGATGAGCTTGATCGTGCTGCGCATCTTGCACTGATATATCCAGAACTTCATTGCCAATTAACAACTGCAAACTGCCATCTGACCACCTTACAAAGCGTGCATTGCTCTCATACTGCATAAAGGAACTGTTATGAAACACTCattcaaaaataaacaaataatgtCATAATTGAGCATAAAGTTTATGTTTGTCTATACTGAAGGATTATTACCAATATCAATAATTTAAATTTAAGTAATCAATTGGAGCAGGAAAATCCAAATGGATATCATGATAGGGACCAGAGATATTAGAATAGGTGACAGGTAGTTCCAGAACTATGAGCCTAGAACCCAGTAAGCAATACACTTGTTAATCTAAAAACTGATGTTATTCATAGACAATGTGACTTAATAACGTTGCAGTTAGATGCTGATATTGGGCAGTACTTGATACTTTGGGCTTGAGTGACTAAACAGTTTATTTGAATTGATAGAAGTACTTTTTCTTCCAACTGGTAGTCCTTACTCTATGGCTATTTCTTTAAGTTTGTATAGAAAGTACAGTAGAAAGTaacagtttattttttatttttttttgcaaatgtATTATTTACAAAAAGGTTATGAAGGAAATACTCTAGAGCTATTAGTCAGAACTGTtaccttcacataatgaatcAAATTTCTTTCCACCATGACCATTAGTTAAGATGGCCTACTGTATGTAAACTTTAAATTACTCTAATCAATTTAAACTTGAACTTACTCCAATaaattttgaccaaaatcaatgaaaattattGGATTTCAGCCATTATTGGAATCAAAATACTTGTGATTTTAAACATTAATTTCTCCAAGTGATGGTTTCATGTCCAAACATTAACTCGTAAGATAATCAATGTAAAGAGGTTTAACCATCATACATCATAAATTATGGGATAAATATTAAAAGGGGGGGATGACCTTAACCTATGCAAAGAAAATTGCAATGCCAAACCGAAATGACCatcatgctctctctctctctcacacacacacatgcacggAAGTCTTCATGTTCACAAATGAGCATATTGTTCTGAATCCTTTGGCAGACTCTCTCTTTGTCCTTCAATGAAAACTTGATATTGTCCTCTGCTTGTTGCTGCCGGTCAGCCACCATTATCTTTCCAAGTAGGTaggaactttttcttttttgttgcgATTAGGCACTACTTACAGTCTGGGCCAAGTACATTTGGTAACAAGCATCCCTGTGAATGCCCCATAGTCTAGGCGACCCTAGAAGTTggaagaggggaaaaaatcaaggtgacaccaacaaggcgcctaAGCGACCAAGGCACCCTTCAAGCAaaaaggcgcctggacgccaagATGACGCCTTGACGAGTATGGACCAATTCATAGTGAAATGGTCTTCTTTCAATATCAAAGCAAGatccagaaaaaaataataataataatttggtATAAGATCGAGAAAAGGTATCAAGGGATCAGTCTGGGTCTGTATATCCGATTTGCTTTCCATCATCCCCAATTTCCAAGGGAAACATTTTTCCCACCTCCATCGGAACTAGTTTGAGATCATAAAGGTATTTGGTGTTTGCTTTTCATGTATTTTCAGGTTTGAGCCCCACATCTACCCCTCTTTCTTTGATCTCTGAGTATGGAACCAATTATTTGCTTTTCAGGAATTTaaccaaaagaaaatatttattaaTCATCCATCGTGCAGCGAGGATAAGGGGTGAAGCAAGGAAAATGCTAATACAACTCTAGGAGttcctttgttttttcaaatACACAAATTAAGGGAagttcctttatttttttcaaatacaCAAACTTAAGGGCTAAGAGCACCATTTATCATCGAACATTATCCATTGCTGGCGATTAGTGTCAAAAGGGAAGGATTCTTTGCCCGAGCTGAAGAtggtggagaagagagagaacagcggtaaaaaatgagaaggagaagatggcAACATAGTTTAAGGAGATGATGGCATGTAAATGAAAATACTATGTACTGAGAATGGCACTTTTGGAATATTTTTATAATAGGTAATGGGCCTAAGCCTGTTCCAGTAATAAGAATGGCACTTTTGGAATATTTTTATAATAGGTAATGGGCCTAAGCCTGTTCCATTAAGGAGTTGGGGATTAGGCCAACATTATAGAATTGGAGAAAGAGGCAGAGCCATTATTTTGTGTCAGAgctgatgcagataagtcacctaaagggcttattttattgaaaataagctttgggttgggttatgtaggtgttgggcttttgatcccattcGTTTACTTTGTTATCGgccattttttttatgagtagaaagtaggaaaacaggATTTTCTACATTaatttagttagagtcctgttttgaatcagtttctttcattattttagtttcctagtcagcttttgttaccttattagttaaggattgggttaggccttccCCTTTTAGTGTTTtcagtctgtttttgagtcttctatataagtatGTAAGGGGCTACaaccttgtacacgaatttgattaatgaaatattggcttgagccttttcttttattctgcGAGACTCAGATGGTTGTGAGATACCTATGGGTGAGAGGCCCGGGAGACAGTGCGAGACTCAATCCAATTCTATCCtaccttattttatctttttctaatgtttttttattttccaatcgATTCTGTGGGAGATCTGTATTCTGAAGTCTACTGCAATCTAAGGCCTAACTACAGTGCTGGAATTCTGTAACCAGTTAATACAAGAAGCCCTATTGAGTTCCAATCCATTGCTGATTGAAGACCCCTCAAAATAGCGTATGTGGATCAGTTTTCTATGGTGTTTTGCTGAAGATCTCCACTGCTAGACAGtacatcgatcctactgtagggttggttcttagttgaactagCTTCTACATTAAGAGCCCTCAGCCCTGCCTTGTGTATGCAATTCTCTTCATGTTGATCAAGGTCAGACTCCCTATTAAAAAAGATTATCATAATGGAAAATGAAGAAGTTCAGGTTGTTAGAATCCTCATGCTAACTTGGACTTTGGCCTAACCATCTGAAAGACTTGTTAGTCGAGAACTGCTGAAGAAGTCAAAGAACCATCTGAACCATCCATTGAACCAGGCAGTTGAACAACACATAGTTCCAAGACAAAGTGACTTATTTGCAGGATAAGAATATGTACTTCAAAGTTTAACCGGGCTGAACTGTATGAGCCCTAAATTAATCAGTATTATACAGTTCAATGCACAGGTTTAGGTTTATAAATAATTAATCGATTTTTATATGCACATATCATATACTGCATAGCATTTAATACTAAAAGTCTCCACTTACAGAAGTTGTTCCATCTGGATTGCGTACACTCCTCCAGCGAACAATATTGTTTTCCAAGCGGATACGTTTCTTAGACCCAGATTCATCTGTCTCAAACATATCTTCTTCCACGTATGTCTTAGGATCAAATGGCTTTGGTTCAACGCCCATTATGTTAGAAACTTTGATCATGTTCATCTGCAATTTAGAATATAGATTCAATATTAAATTTTCAATCAAAGTCATGATCTAGGGATGCTTGTTGAGTATCGATCAAGTGTTAGCACAAGTTACATTAGAGCAGCAATAAATAAGTTTTCCAAAGATCCCTAGCACAGAGtaacaagattttttttaaaaataaaaagaaatggaaGACCCGATATATGAAATAAGTACGTTCAAATATCCAAATAGGAATAAGAATCACTTCACTTTCATatatcaataaatcaaaaaatagtAAATGCCTGTTTGGACCCTTGCCATTCAAGAGTACGCTATTTAATGTATTCTGCCACTTTTTTCTGTTGGATTCTTGTCATTAAATGAATTATAGTTTTCTAAATCTAAAATCTAGCTACATCAACATTTTGCTATTTAACGACCCTATTGTGCTCCATCCACAATGAATTTAACAGGTTGATAATTCGGAGGGATCTAATATATTGTGTCAAAATTTCAAGCCCAGGGGTGGATTGCATGCAGATCTACTATAATCACGGGTTGATCATTATTAGTGGCTTCATAGTTGCAGGTTCTATGTTAGTCCTGCATCACAGGAACAAGTACAAAACCAAGGTGGGCCATCCAAACAACAGCTACTAAAACAAAAACTTACAACAATATTTAATAGGGAAAATTCCAATACAACATTTCATCGCTCTTTTACAGAAGTTTGCCCTTGCTTAGGCAATCGTCCGCAATAGAGTTCGTCAACTGAGGAACCCTATGGAAGGAACAAGGGAACATCAAGGATGCAACAACACTTATTTCTctgatcacatgtgataatcCTCAAGGGCTGTTTAACCGCTTCAAATTAATCTATGATTTTTTAACAGTCCCCTACAGTCATCAAATTCTGGAATTAAGAGTAGAAGTTTGGCCAATGTGAAAGAAAAGCTCATCATCACCACAAGTAGAACCAGTACCCGCGCATGTATTTCCCAAAGCATGTCAAAAAAATCCCCCAATCCCCAAGTTTCAACTAGAATGTCTAATAGACAACTGAAGCTGATATGATAACATTTATCAAACCAAGATGGAGTTGTCTAGACATTTTATATGGCTTATCCATAGATTCCATTTGAGAGATTGGTCTATGATTATTGTATCAGCAGTTGTCCACAAATCATAGAGACATAACACCATCCTAAGTGGTCGGGTGCAGATTATTGTAATTGCACCTTTTTTGCCAAAGAAGGCATAACAACATCACTTCATTCAACCCCCAGGGGGTAGCTTAGTTGGCAAGGACCAAAACatacaattaagaggtcatgagttcaactcttcTTAGGGCCcacctataaaaaaaattcatttcacTCAGATCAAGGGTATCTAATGGGCTTGCATAATTCTAACCGatgaatcaaattaaaaaataccttttttttggagggggggtgGAGAAGgcataaaatagaaaatgatgCCAGATCCACTTGCAAAACAGTAGTGGATGAAGTGTGGTTTGAAGTTTATCCATCCACCAAGCAGGCGATGCATGCGGAGGGGGGATAAAGATAATCATTTGTACCTTGTCTGGAGCACTTCACAAGGATGACCTTCTTGGTTTGGTATTGATCAAgcttagagaagaagaacaagaagaacaatgaagaagaggagagtAACATGTTTGTTATGAAACTCTCACTCGAAGATATATTTCATAATCTTCTTTCAGGTGGTCAGAATAAACCTAAAAGTAGATTATATGACAAGGATGACTAGCAGTATGCAAAGTACATCTCAGCTCTCAAGTAAATAATCTCATACTTacagattttctcaaaatgttttATCTTCTACTATTTTCCAAGGTTCATTGCCTTTCTTCCTGCATTTCAATCATTTTTCCTTCCCTCTTAACTTTGTACTCTCAAACCTTGTCGGATATATTTTAATAAGCAACTATAGCTTAAAAATTATTTCAAGATTATCCTTCTTCCCAGTCTATGCAATCCATTATCTTGCCTACTAGTTACTACAGTACATTTTGCAACTCATGCACGAAATAGCTAGAAATGTattgagaaaaaataaaaatcccatcctaatggcaagaagaagaattagatAAACCTTATCCGGCTGACCAGGGGGTGGTCGCAGGGGGATCTCTAGCTCCAGTGGGGGACCAACTGgtttttctttagttttctgCTCAATGTTATCCTCTTCTGATTCATACTGGGCATCTTCATCTGGCACTACATCTTCTGGCCTCAAATTCTTGTCATAGCTTCCTTCCTCTTCGACAGGTGATCTCTAATAGAGGAACACATTTAGGTTATGGAAACAGATCGATGTAATTCTGGACAACACACAATGAagaatttcaattttaaaaaaaataaaggtagtTTCTCATACCACACTCATCGGTGACTCTGGCTCGAGGTTATTTTGGATTGCATATTCTGCTGGTTCTTCCTCATCAGAATCACCAAAGACATCACGGATCTCAGCCGCTGATTGTGAAATGTGtgtctctcctttttcctcacTAGGTGACCTACTGCAGAAAAGCAAAGTCACATGTACTCgttaattaataagtaaatgTTTTGTCACCATTTTAGTAGATATAGATGAGCAATCTCAGTAAATCAAAACATCCACCCTTGGCCCTTCATGTAAAGAGAAATGTAAGAGTGACGAGTAGCTCCAAGAACAGTACAAGATGCACATCAAGTGCACTCACAGTGCCACACCAGTTACTTTGGGACAAGAAGCAACCAACAGGATGGATAGATATGTGGAATCTAAGAATAGGCGGTGGAAAATAGAAAACAAGCATATGCCACTACAAGAACATCTTGTTCCATTGGCACCATACGTCTGCTAATACCCTAACTGATGCTCTTACAAGAGTGGGGATGACTAGAAAGGAAGTCCTTGTGAGCCCTTATCATGCAGGGCTGATTTTGAGATTTATTTGGGCAgccattttttttggtaaggggATCCTTATGGCTGTAATGTTTCTCTTGCCTGTTTGGGCACTGCATTATGGCTGTAATGTTTATCTTAATTGCTTGGGCACTACTCTTTGAGTTTATGACTCCATTTGTATATATCCTGCTTTGGCAGCCTTTCATTTGATTGAATAACTagtcttctaaaaaaaataaaaactgctTGTCTATTGAATCTaggaaaagcaagaaaactCAGCTGCCAAGAGAAGTTTTTCACCATATAGTGGGAAAATCAAAGGATGTTAGAAAACCGAAAATGATATAGAGTATTGGGTATAGCCTGAATGTTCAAGTATACAAACCCTTAATTGAACTGCTACCAAAATCTCATGTCTATTCAACCTTATCCACTGCCCAAAAAGTATCAGCGTGTTGGAATTCTTATAATATCCGCAACATGCAAGTCCCTGCTTTATTTGGCAGGGCTTCGTAATTGTATCGTGCTTATAtgttccctctccccccccccccccaccttttctttcctttggtaa
This window harbors:
- the LOC122647444 gene encoding protein LEO1 homolog isoform X1; this encodes MGEEKRHQMMQNLFGDQSEEEEEEEEVDSEHESNRRPDYLSDEGEGGGELEGEGEVEGQGEAEVESDVELHDVEPDPGESEGERAQSSPERDVSDQRAESEGKEADSDEQEEYGQRVVTSRRREVIDSESERSENQYVDNEDEEVDQARRPSRSPSEEKGETHISQSAAEIRDVFGDSDEEEPAEYAIQNNLEPESPMSVRSPVEEEGSYDKNLRPEDVVPDEDAQYESEEDNIEQKTKEKPVGPPLELEIPLRPPPGQPDKMNMIKVSNIMGVEPKPFDPKTYVEEDMFETDESGSKKRIRLENNIVRWRSVRNPDGTTSYESNARFVRWSDGSLQLLIGNEVLDISVQDAQHDQAHLFLRHGKGILQSQGRLSRKMRFMPSSLLSNSHRLLTALVDSRHKKVYKVKNCVTDIDPEREKEEKEKAVGQTIRANELLHRKREKVSRKYTQTVERGRQLSPGFLEEALDEDEDDHEPRRSAARHRFEEDLEVEAQAEKRIMNAKRQSQVHKDIPRKSSFQSIRSSRRPVDFSDSEREESEYESDEDEGEKSPPHKREEEPEHEDEEEEEQDEEDTGANEESEEEAEEPRQRSRESGGGLKRKEIESDVESPPRKATTHRRMAVVFDSDEE
- the LOC122647444 gene encoding protein LEO1 homolog isoform X2, which translates into the protein MGEEKRHQMMQNLFGDQSEEEEEEEEVDSEHESNRRPDYLSDEGEGGGELEGEGEVEGQGEAEVESDVELHDVEPDPGESEGERAQSSPERDVSDQRAESEGKEADSDEQEEYGQRVVTSRRREVIDSESERSENQYVDNEDEEVDQARRPSRSPSEEKGETHISQSAAEIRDVFGDSDEEEPAEYAIQNNLEPESPMSVRSPVEEEGSYDKNLRPEDVVPDEDAQYESEEDNIEQKTKEKPVGPPLELEIPLRPPPGQPDKMNMIKVSNIMGVEPKPFDPKTYVEEDMFETDESGSKKRIRLENNIVRWRSVRNPDGTTSYESNARFVRWSDGSLQLLIGNEVLDISVQDAQHDQAHLFLRHGKGILQSQGRLSRKMRFMPSSLLSNSHRLLTALVDSRHKKVYKVKNCVTDIDPEREKEEKEKAVGQTIRANELLHRKREKVSRKYTQTVERGRQLSPGFLEEALDEDEDDHEPRRSAARHRFEEDLEVEAQAEKRIMNAKRSQVHKDIPRKSSFQSIRSSRRPVDFSDSEREESEYESDEDEGEKSPPHKREEEPEHEDEEEEEQDEEDTGANEESEEEAEEPRQRSRESGGGLKRKEIESDVESPPRKATTHRRMAVVFDSDEE